From Scleropages formosus chromosome 9, fSclFor1.1, whole genome shotgun sequence, one genomic window encodes:
- the c1qtnf7 gene encoding complement C1q tumor necrosis factor-related protein 7: MWLLMAALGISLCQSAGGQLAETRFRVGAPRLICSVPGLPGTPGKPGPSGTPGPQGDIGLPGRDGRDGRKGEKGEKGDPGVKGRVGATGKAGERGSRGPEGKRGPAGTGGDKGPPGLRGPPGQKGDKGQRGSQGKPGICRCGSLVPKVAFSVGITTSYPPERSPIRFNKVLFNEGKHYNPQTGKFICAYPGVYYFSYDITLANKHLAISLVHNGNYRIKTYDANTGNHDVASGSTVVYLNPEDEVWLEIFYTDQNGLFADPGWADSLFSGFLLYADTNYLDTLAEDYA, translated from the exons ATGTGGCTGCTGATGGCTGCTCTGGGGATCAGTCTGTGTCAGAGCGCTGGTGGACAGCTGGCTGAGACCAGGTTCAGAGTGGGGGCGCCACGGCTCATCTGCAGCGTACCAGGGTTACCAGGGACTCCAGGCAAGCCAGGACCCAGCGGGACCCCAGGGCCTCAGGGGGACATTGGCCTCCCAGGTCGGGATGGGAGGGACGGCAGGAAGGGAGAGAAGGGGGAAAAGGGGGACCCAG GTGTGAAGGGAAGAGTGGGCGCCACCGGTAAAGCAGGAGAACGTGGCAGTCGAGGCCCTGAGGGAAAGAGGGGCCCAGCAGGAACCGGTGGGGACAAGGGACCGCCGGGCCTCAGAGGGCCCCCAGGGCAGAAGGGGGACAAGGGTCAACGGGGCAGCCAGGGGAAGCCGGGCATCTGCCGGTGCGGAAGCCTGGTTCCTAAGGTAGCTTTCTCTGTGGGCATCACCACCAGCTACCCACCTGAGCGGTCACCCATCCGCTTCAACAAGGTGCTCTTCAACGAGGGCAAGCACTACAACCCTCAGACGGGCAAGTTCATCTGCGCATACCCAGGGGTCTACTACTTCTCTTATGACATCACGTTGGCCAACAAACACCTCGCCATCAGCCTTGTACACAACGGCAATTACCGCATCAAGACGTATGATGCCAACACGGGGAACCATGACGTGGCCTCCGGATCTACTGTTGTGTACCTCAATCCGGAGGATGAGGTGtggctggagatcttctacacGGACCAGAATGGCCTGTTTGCTGACCCGGGCTGGGCTGACAGCCTCTTCTCTGGGTTCCTG